A window of the Teredinibacter franksiae genome harbors these coding sequences:
- a CDS encoding TonB-dependent receptor: MFKKNKLSSAVVGVLAASAVVSPAFAQEPVEEVYVTGIRASLEASMDVKRQSAGVVDAISSEDIGKFPDTNLAESLQRITGVSINRVNGEGSEVTVRGFGADKNMVTLNGRTMPSGGAYGGGSGADGTTRSGGDRAFDFSNLAAENVSGVEVYKTSKANIATGGIGATINIKTARPLDNPGFRASVGAKAIMDTTNRYNSDVTPELSGLVSWTDDNEQFGAALSLSHQQRDSGYTGVTVNDWNIGVWGEDNLYNNDGDIYENQPVDGQLYARPNDFRYAFSDTQRERTNGQLTLQFAPTEHFTGTMDYTYAKNDVEEYRGEVTNWIQNGSNVAGVEFDNSAVATPISVTEAYNGTVDIGYEQQYRSQSNELNSLGVNLDFQLTDTLSFTFDVHNSQMDSDPTGPDNSGEVAIGLGSPTVSGKSLYFDGDIPTYTYETTVPDNAITPANIGSSIGRVRGAGSSNEITQIKLDGTLEFDQGRFDFGVETRAMEMAAYQTSGANQTLGNWGIANPGEFADDLFTKVNVHSEFEDANVSRSPTVAWRADAVELYEFAETFYPDSAYLRVEETFSANDIVNEDTTAAYFQVALSGDLGGMPVNFLTGVRYESTKVESVSAVTPVSYLVWENNNDFSPYTDPSADVVNLNVSTDYDHLLPSMDFDISFKDDLIGRFSYSKTIARAGYGQMRVSPSNFGTSGSTFNGTRPTADSFNPALLPLESDNLDLSLEWYFGETSYASAGLFEKRVANFIGTGQVDQTHYGILDQTNGQRVMDAAGDLSDLSLPSDDTNLYAMVVLNEHPEALDATNDDGDLIFPNGVFEATTEQLLLLGETDGWDVVPEEGDPEMVFRTSRPENNKEATIYGAEFAVQHFFGDTGFGVLANYTFVNGDVGFDNLAHPDDSQFALTGLSDTANLVLMYENYGVQARLAYNWRDEFLDEANFKGSNNPRYVEEYSQIDLNVSYDITDDLAVSFEGINITGEDYRQHARNSRQLWYYDDLGARWQAGVRYKF; the protein is encoded by the coding sequence ATGTTTAAGAAAAACAAGCTATCAAGTGCCGTTGTTGGCGTACTGGCGGCTTCAGCCGTTGTGTCTCCGGCTTTTGCACAAGAACCTGTTGAAGAAGTATATGTAACCGGTATTCGTGCCAGTTTGGAAGCGTCTATGGATGTAAAACGCCAATCTGCTGGTGTTGTTGATGCTATATCATCAGAAGATATCGGTAAATTTCCTGATACCAACCTTGCAGAATCTTTGCAGCGTATTACTGGCGTGTCCATCAATCGAGTAAACGGTGAAGGTTCTGAAGTAACTGTTCGTGGCTTCGGAGCAGATAAGAATATGGTCACCCTGAATGGCCGCACCATGCCTTCCGGTGGTGCCTACGGCGGTGGTTCTGGTGCCGATGGTACTACAAGGTCTGGGGGTGATCGCGCATTCGATTTCTCCAATTTGGCAGCAGAAAATGTTAGCGGTGTAGAAGTCTACAAGACCAGTAAAGCGAATATTGCGACTGGCGGTATCGGCGCAACTATTAACATTAAAACCGCCCGCCCGCTTGATAATCCTGGTTTCAGAGCATCTGTTGGCGCTAAAGCAATCATGGATACCACAAACCGTTATAACAGTGATGTCACCCCGGAGTTGTCTGGACTTGTGAGCTGGACGGACGATAACGAACAGTTTGGTGCCGCACTTTCTCTCAGCCACCAACAGCGAGATTCCGGTTACACTGGCGTTACTGTAAATGACTGGAATATCGGTGTATGGGGAGAAGATAACCTGTATAACAACGACGGTGATATTTATGAAAATCAGCCCGTCGACGGACAGTTATACGCGCGTCCAAACGATTTTCGTTATGCATTTTCTGATACCCAGCGCGAGCGCACGAATGGTCAGTTAACCCTGCAATTTGCGCCCACCGAGCATTTTACGGGTACCATGGATTACACCTATGCCAAGAACGATGTTGAAGAATACCGAGGCGAGGTTACCAACTGGATTCAGAACGGAAGTAATGTTGCTGGTGTAGAGTTTGATAACTCCGCCGTTGCCACCCCCATTTCAGTGACAGAAGCTTATAACGGTACTGTGGATATCGGCTACGAGCAGCAATATCGCTCGCAATCCAATGAACTCAATTCTTTGGGTGTAAATTTGGATTTTCAGTTAACCGACACTCTTTCGTTCACTTTTGATGTTCACAACTCTCAGATGGATTCAGATCCTACTGGCCCGGACAATAGTGGTGAAGTTGCCATTGGTCTTGGATCTCCAACGGTCTCCGGTAAATCACTCTACTTTGATGGTGATATACCGACCTATACTTACGAAACGACAGTTCCGGATAACGCCATTACGCCAGCCAATATAGGCTCTTCTATTGGTCGAGTTCGTGGTGCAGGGTCATCTAATGAAATCACGCAGATTAAGCTGGATGGTACCTTGGAGTTTGATCAGGGTCGATTTGACTTTGGTGTAGAAACGCGTGCCATGGAAATGGCTGCCTACCAAACCTCAGGAGCGAACCAAACTCTGGGTAACTGGGGCATTGCTAATCCGGGTGAATTTGCCGACGATTTGTTCACTAAAGTGAATGTTCACAGTGAGTTTGAGGATGCCAACGTATCACGAAGCCCTACGGTTGCCTGGAGAGCTGATGCGGTTGAATTATACGAGTTTGCTGAAACGTTTTACCCAGATTCAGCTTATCTTCGCGTTGAAGAAACTTTTTCTGCGAATGACATCGTTAACGAAGACACTACGGCTGCATATTTCCAGGTTGCACTTTCCGGCGATCTGGGCGGAATGCCGGTCAATTTCCTAACTGGCGTGCGTTATGAATCGACAAAGGTTGAATCTGTATCTGCGGTGACGCCTGTAAGTTACCTTGTGTGGGAGAACAACAATGACTTCTCTCCCTACACAGACCCAAGTGCGGATGTCGTAAACTTAAATGTATCTACGGACTATGATCATCTCCTGCCAAGCATGGACTTTGATATTAGCTTCAAGGACGATTTGATTGGTCGGTTCTCTTATAGCAAAACCATTGCTCGCGCTGGATACGGTCAGATGCGCGTTTCCCCAAGTAATTTCGGTACTTCAGGTTCTACATTCAACGGTACTCGGCCTACGGCGGACTCCTTCAATCCCGCGCTACTGCCGCTTGAGTCGGATAACCTAGACCTTTCCTTGGAATGGTACTTCGGTGAAACCAGTTATGCCTCTGCAGGATTGTTTGAGAAGCGTGTTGCCAACTTTATTGGTACGGGTCAAGTTGATCAGACGCACTACGGAATTCTAGATCAGACCAATGGCCAGCGTGTAATGGATGCAGCGGGTGATTTGTCCGATCTTAGTTTACCGTCGGATGATACTAACCTTTACGCAATGGTTGTGCTCAATGAGCACCCAGAAGCACTCGATGCAACTAACGACGATGGCGACCTAATATTCCCCAATGGTGTATTTGAGGCTACGACAGAGCAGCTATTGCTATTAGGGGAAACCGATGGGTGGGATGTCGTTCCTGAAGAGGGTGACCCTGAAATGGTCTTCCGCACGAGCCGCCCTGAGAATAATAAAGAAGCTACAATATACGGTGCTGAATTTGCCGTACAGCACTTCTTTGGTGATACAGGCTTCGGTGTGTTAGCGAATTACACATTCGTCAATGGCGATGTAGGCTTTGATAACCTTGCTCACCCTGACGATTCTCAGTTTGCTCTGACTGGCTTAAGTGATACCGCGAACCTAGTGCTGATGTATGAAAACTATGGTGTTCAAGCAAGGTTGGCGTACAACTGGCGCGATGAGTTTCTTGACGAAGCGAATTTTAAGGGTTCGAATAACCCGCGTTATGTTGAAGAGTACTCACAGATTGATTTGAATGTAAGTTACGATATTACCGATGATTTAGCTGTGTCCTTTGAGGGGATTAACATCACTGGAGAAGACTATCGTCAGCATGCTCGCAACTCTCGCCAGCTATGGTATTACGATGATTTGGGTGCGCGCTGGCAAGCCGGTGTTCGTTACAAGTTCTAA
- a CDS encoding DJ-1 family glyoxalase III: MITVLVPIADGIEELEAVTLIDMLRRAGAEVFVASVMTTLQVQASRGVLLVADGFLDACSEQDWDLIALPGGMPGADHLGQSAALLELVKTQLASGKWLAAICASPVVVLARNSLIEGKTATCYPSFQGELASLKSIVSEQTTLVDGNLITSQGPGTAMELSLTIIEALMGAEQRVVVAEAARARI, from the coding sequence ATGATCACCGTATTGGTTCCAATCGCTGATGGTATAGAGGAATTAGAAGCCGTCACGCTTATTGATATGCTGCGCCGTGCAGGGGCAGAGGTATTTGTTGCCTCGGTGATGACGACGCTACAGGTTCAGGCCTCTAGGGGCGTTCTGCTAGTTGCGGATGGGTTTCTGGATGCGTGCAGCGAGCAAGACTGGGATCTAATAGCTCTACCGGGAGGTATGCCCGGAGCCGATCACCTAGGTCAGAGTGCTGCTCTGTTGGAGTTAGTTAAAACGCAGTTAGCGTCAGGAAAGTGGCTAGCGGCTATATGTGCCAGCCCTGTCGTGGTGTTGGCTAGAAACAGTTTGATAGAGGGGAAAACGGCCACTTGCTACCCTAGTTTTCAGGGAGAGCTAGCGTCGCTCAAGAGTATTGTCAGCGAACAGACAACGTTAGTGGACGGTAACCTGATTACTAGTCAGGGGCCCGGCACCGCAATGGAGCTATCACTCACCATTATCGAGGCCCTGATGGGGGCAGAGCAAAGGGTCGTCGTTGCAGAAGCTGCTCGCGCGCGCATATAA
- a CDS encoding sulfite exporter TauE/SafE family protein, producing the protein MIESQVLLTAFVLGVMGAGHCLGMCGGLAAALAFANNGRGRAHRIAILLGYNFGRVCSYALIGALFGFVFGNFQQLSPVPILRTLSGVLLIAMGLYLADWWRGLVKLEKLGSVVWKPLAPLAKKLMPVTHIQQSLILGLIWGWLPCGLVYSVLVLAAAQGTALAGGVTMLAFGFGTIPAVFAGGLASQTLKNVVTNGYVRQVFGTGFIVYGIYTLWPVVIMALVAMGLLEPSMHSAMDHAHH; encoded by the coding sequence ATGATTGAATCACAGGTTCTGCTTACGGCGTTTGTTCTTGGTGTTATGGGAGCAGGGCACTGCCTAGGGATGTGTGGCGGGCTTGCAGCTGCTCTGGCTTTTGCCAATAACGGCCGCGGCCGAGCGCACAGAATAGCCATTCTGTTGGGTTACAACTTTGGCCGGGTGTGCAGTTACGCATTGATTGGCGCTTTATTTGGCTTCGTTTTCGGTAATTTTCAGCAGCTATCCCCTGTGCCCATCTTAAGAACATTGTCGGGTGTGTTGCTGATTGCCATGGGCCTCTATTTGGCTGATTGGTGGCGGGGCCTCGTTAAGTTGGAGAAACTTGGTTCCGTGGTGTGGAAGCCGCTTGCGCCCCTAGCAAAAAAATTAATGCCGGTTACTCATATTCAACAATCGTTGATACTTGGTTTGATTTGGGGGTGGTTGCCCTGTGGGTTGGTATATTCTGTATTGGTATTGGCGGCTGCTCAGGGAACTGCGCTAGCGGGGGGGGTAACGATGCTGGCTTTTGGGTTTGGCACGATACCGGCGGTGTTTGCCGGGGGGCTCGCAAGCCAAACCCTGAAAAATGTTGTGACGAATGGCTATGTTAGGCAGGTTTTTGGTACGGGCTTTATTGTTTACGGGATCTATACCTTGTGGCCAGTTGTAATCATGGCGCTGGTAGCGATGGGGCTACTTGAGCCTAGTATGCATAGCGCTATGGATCACGCACATCATTAA
- the ccoS gene encoding cbb3-type cytochrome oxidase assembly protein CcoS — MQSLLILIPIAIVFVIIAVAIFFWAVRSGQYEDLETEARRILFEDDSATNKKPADGSGKVPAERGNQKKLN, encoded by the coding sequence ATGCAGAGTTTACTTATTCTCATTCCCATTGCCATCGTGTTTGTGATTATCGCCGTCGCGATTTTCTTTTGGGCGGTTCGGTCGGGGCAGTACGAAGATCTCGAAACGGAGGCTCGGCGTATTCTTTTTGAAGATGATAGCGCTACCAACAAAAAGCCCGCTGACGGCTCTGGTAAGGTACCTGCTGAGCGGGGAAACCAAAAGAAGCTTAATTAA
- a CDS encoding heavy metal translocating P-type ATPase, with the protein MSACFHCGLPADDAIATDILGEPRVFCCQGCMFVAEAIHQGGLDNYYQFRDALGEKAAEYSDNFVGYDLDEVQQAFVRAEPSGLKTARLSVQGISCAACAWLIESHLHKQPAVESVRVNATSRTCLLRWDEKKQPLSELMAALTRIGYRPQPDRQQDADATRRREAQQYMMRLGVAGIGMMQVGMVAVALYAGGIQGMESHWQSFFRWVSLVIATPVVVFSAQPFFLSAWRAVRARHLNMDVSVSLAIGLAYGASAWATVYQTGEVYFDSVSMFTFFLLLGRFLEMRARHNSAFARQDLQQLLPLTAARVKDNAHDLVPLAAIGLGDRLWVNAGDVIPSDGVLISPQAQIDESLLTGESIPQQKKMADELVAGTLNTDTALVMEVTATGDHTQLSAIERMVDQASLEKPRQVALADRIAGRFVAVVLIIALVVAWGWWQVDPGKALWVVLSVLVVTCPCALSLATPAALTAGVNRARKLGLLITGAQSLEALAKVDVVAFDKTGTLTEGRLRVTQLSAVVPEQAHNIDYWVGVITALEKFSQHPIAGAFSQSEKAPDATEVEVVEGEGVAGVVDGRQYRFGKLEFADKSYGYSQPEQEGMWQLLSSDHQGKFTPLMWVCLNDNLRTSSAQCVMRLKDSKQQVSTALLSGDRPAQVERIAKVLGITESVPQARPADKLTWVQNQQRSGHRVLMVGDGINDVPVLSAADVSMAMGSATRLAQSKADCVLLHSNLLAIPDGLALARRVQAIVRQNLSWALLYNVVALPAAAAGILPPWLAAIGMSFSSLIVVLNATRV; encoded by the coding sequence ATGAGCGCCTGCTTCCATTGCGGCCTGCCAGCCGATGACGCAATTGCCACGGACATTCTGGGGGAGCCTCGGGTATTTTGCTGCCAGGGTTGTATGTTTGTCGCCGAGGCCATTCATCAGGGCGGATTGGATAATTATTACCAATTTCGAGATGCCCTTGGTGAAAAAGCCGCAGAGTATTCTGACAATTTTGTAGGTTATGATCTTGATGAAGTGCAGCAGGCATTTGTGCGTGCCGAACCATCTGGGCTAAAAACAGCGCGGCTTAGTGTTCAAGGTATTAGCTGTGCAGCCTGCGCTTGGTTAATAGAAAGCCATTTGCATAAACAGCCTGCGGTTGAAAGTGTTAGGGTAAATGCTACGTCGCGTACCTGTTTGTTGCGCTGGGATGAAAAAAAGCAGCCGCTTAGCGAATTAATGGCTGCCCTTACGCGTATTGGCTACCGCCCACAGCCTGATCGCCAGCAGGATGCCGATGCGACCCGCCGGCGTGAAGCTCAGCAGTATATGATGCGCCTCGGTGTAGCGGGCATTGGCATGATGCAAGTGGGTATGGTTGCGGTAGCGCTCTATGCCGGCGGAATTCAGGGTATGGAAAGCCACTGGCAAAGTTTTTTTCGCTGGGTGAGTCTGGTCATTGCAACGCCTGTTGTGGTTTTTTCCGCCCAACCCTTTTTCCTTAGCGCGTGGAGAGCTGTTCGTGCTCGCCACTTAAATATGGATGTCTCGGTTTCACTCGCTATAGGTCTAGCTTATGGTGCAAGCGCTTGGGCCACTGTTTACCAAACTGGCGAAGTCTATTTCGATTCTGTTTCCATGTTCACTTTTTTTCTTCTGCTGGGTCGATTTCTAGAAATGCGCGCGCGGCACAATAGCGCATTTGCCCGGCAAGATTTACAGCAGTTGTTACCTTTAACTGCGGCACGCGTTAAAGACAATGCACATGATTTAGTGCCGCTGGCTGCAATTGGTTTGGGCGATCGCCTTTGGGTGAATGCTGGTGATGTTATTCCTTCCGACGGCGTTTTGATCTCCCCGCAGGCGCAAATAGATGAATCTTTACTTACCGGTGAATCGATTCCGCAACAAAAAAAAATGGCGGATGAACTGGTTGCAGGTACTTTAAATACGGATACAGCATTGGTGATGGAGGTAACGGCCACCGGCGACCACACCCAGCTCTCTGCGATTGAGCGCATGGTTGATCAGGCAAGTTTGGAAAAACCCCGACAGGTGGCGCTGGCGGATAGAATTGCCGGGCGTTTTGTTGCGGTTGTACTCATTATTGCGCTTGTCGTTGCTTGGGGGTGGTGGCAAGTTGATCCGGGCAAAGCGCTTTGGGTGGTATTGTCGGTATTGGTTGTTACCTGCCCCTGTGCGTTGTCGTTGGCCACTCCTGCGGCGTTGACGGCGGGTGTAAATCGCGCGCGTAAATTAGGGTTACTGATTACCGGCGCGCAATCGTTAGAGGCGCTGGCCAAAGTAGATGTAGTGGCTTTCGATAAAACTGGAACCTTAACCGAGGGCAGGTTGCGAGTGACTCAGCTCAGCGCTGTGGTTCCCGAGCAGGCGCATAATATCGATTATTGGGTAGGTGTGATTACCGCGCTGGAAAAATTTTCCCAACACCCGATTGCTGGCGCTTTTAGCCAGAGCGAAAAGGCTCCAGACGCAACGGAAGTCGAGGTGGTTGAAGGGGAGGGGGTTGCTGGCGTAGTTGATGGCCGCCAGTATCGATTTGGAAAACTGGAATTTGCCGATAAGTCTTACGGTTACTCGCAGCCAGAGCAAGAAGGTATGTGGCAGTTATTGTCATCGGATCATCAAGGGAAGTTCACTCCCCTGATGTGGGTGTGCCTGAATGACAACCTTCGTACGTCTTCCGCACAATGCGTGATGCGATTAAAGGATTCAAAGCAACAGGTCAGTACGGCGCTGCTGAGTGGGGACAGGCCTGCTCAAGTAGAGCGGATTGCAAAAGTATTGGGTATTACCGAAAGTGTTCCACAGGCTCGTCCTGCCGACAAACTCACTTGGGTTCAAAACCAGCAGCGAAGTGGCCACCGGGTGTTGATGGTGGGAGATGGTATCAATGATGTACCGGTACTGAGTGCGGCGGATGTGTCGATGGCTATGGGGTCGGCTACACGGCTGGCACAATCAAAAGCCGATTGTGTTTTGTTACACAGTAACCTGCTGGCTATTCCCGATGGTTTAGCTCTAGCGCGACGGGTACAGGCTATTGTGCGTCAAAACCTGAGTTGGGCACTGCTGTATAATGTTGTGGCTTTACCGGCGGCAGCGGCGGGTATTTTACCGCCTTGGCTTGCGGCTATTGGCATGTCTTTCAGCTCCTTGATCGTGGTGTTAAACGCGACTCGCGTGTGA
- a CDS encoding FixH family protein: MNTLITNKPWYRERWLWLVLAPLFFVFFVCSILITAAIKYGDDVVTDDYYKEGRLVNHHFAAETAAVDLGVEVELILNKVDSRFELQLNQPLSSDDTIKLELSHPVESDFDLFYVLKRKSLRGYYADLNSLPEGRWYVRIEGSSPESNELNWRLSSEVDFNQTSKLSLQ; the protein is encoded by the coding sequence GTGAATACTCTGATCACGAATAAACCCTGGTACCGAGAGCGTTGGTTGTGGCTGGTTTTGGCACCTTTGTTTTTCGTTTTTTTTGTTTGTTCTATATTGATAACAGCGGCTATTAAATATGGTGATGATGTAGTGACGGATGATTACTACAAAGAAGGCCGGTTAGTGAACCACCATTTTGCTGCGGAAACAGCCGCGGTTGACCTGGGCGTTGAAGTCGAGTTGATTTTAAATAAAGTTGATAGTCGGTTTGAGTTACAGCTAAACCAGCCTTTAAGTAGCGACGATACAATCAAGCTGGAACTTTCCCATCCTGTCGAGTCTGACTTTGATCTTTTCTATGTGTTGAAACGCAAATCTTTGCGTGGTTATTATGCCGATTTGAATTCTCTTCCGGAGGGGCGTTGGTATGTTCGAATAGAGGGCTCATCGCCTGAATCTAATGAGCTAAACTGGCGCTTGAGTAGCGAAGTTGATTTTAACCAAACTAGTAAGCTCTCACTTCAATAA
- the ccoG gene encoding cytochrome c oxidase accessory protein CcoG has translation MSDQSSPDKDSTIRYRNLYEAQGKVYTRKISGFYQSIRRYTGLPLIAAFILLPWLIIDGRPAVHFDLPARQFHIFWMTFWPQDFMLLAWLLIIAAFLLFTVTVLLGRVYCGFTCPQTVWTLMYISVERFFQGDRNKQMKLAGQDWSFNKIWRNVATHSVWVLIAFITGATFIGYFVPIRELLMGLVPHADAETGILTISAHPVAAFWTLFFASATYINAGWMREQVCKYMCPYARFQSVMYDEDTLAVQYDTKRGESRGPRKPKDNYKAKGLGDCIDCSWCVQVCPVDIDIRDGLQYECINCGLCVDACNTVMDKMQYPTGLIRFTSTDELKTGKTNFFRPRLFGYSLAVLAMITAFTYTIATRTPLSVDVIRDRGVRLYRINGDQVQNVYTVKINNMDRQAHTYKVTVEGDYPFKIKNYRAVEIEAGEVFTVPLRISVPRKVLTTEKAALVLKVVAVDNDKLTAIEETNFIGPALRR, from the coding sequence GTGTCCGATCAGTCGTCCCCCGACAAAGACAGCACGATCCGTTACCGCAACCTCTATGAAGCGCAGGGTAAAGTCTACACCCGTAAAATTAGTGGTTTTTACCAGTCCATTCGACGGTACACGGGTTTACCTCTTATTGCGGCTTTTATACTACTGCCTTGGCTGATTATTGATGGCCGACCTGCCGTGCACTTCGACCTTCCTGCGCGCCAATTCCATATTTTTTGGATGACCTTCTGGCCTCAGGATTTTATGTTATTGGCATGGCTGCTGATAATAGCGGCATTTTTACTTTTTACCGTTACGGTATTGCTCGGGCGTGTGTATTGCGGGTTTACCTGCCCGCAAACGGTGTGGACGCTCATGTATATTTCGGTAGAGCGTTTTTTCCAAGGTGACCGCAACAAGCAAATGAAGCTTGCTGGGCAAGATTGGTCTTTCAATAAAATATGGCGCAATGTGGCTACCCACAGTGTGTGGGTGTTAATTGCCTTTATCACGGGCGCAACCTTTATTGGCTATTTCGTACCCATTCGCGAACTATTAATGGGGTTGGTTCCTCATGCCGATGCTGAAACGGGTATTCTTACGATTAGCGCGCACCCCGTTGCCGCTTTTTGGACTTTGTTTTTCGCCTCGGCAACATACATAAATGCTGGCTGGATGCGAGAGCAGGTATGCAAATACATGTGCCCCTATGCCCGCTTCCAGTCCGTTATGTACGACGAAGATACACTTGCGGTTCAATACGATACCAAACGTGGTGAATCTCGAGGGCCACGTAAACCAAAAGATAATTACAAAGCAAAAGGCTTGGGAGACTGCATCGATTGCTCATGGTGCGTGCAGGTGTGCCCCGTGGACATTGATATTCGTGACGGTCTGCAGTATGAGTGTATTAACTGTGGCCTGTGTGTAGATGCGTGTAATACCGTGATGGATAAAATGCAGTATCCTACCGGGCTCATTCGCTTCACTTCAACAGACGAATTGAAAACCGGGAAAACTAATTTTTTCCGCCCGCGATTGTTTGGTTATTCCCTTGCCGTATTGGCCATGATTACCGCGTTTACTTACACCATTGCTACACGTACACCGCTGTCGGTTGATGTTATTCGTGACAGGGGCGTGCGTTTGTATCGCATTAATGGTGACCAGGTGCAAAATGTGTATACCGTAAAAATCAATAATATGGATAGGCAAGCCCATACCTATAAAGTTACGGTAGAAGGCGATTACCCCTTCAAGATCAAAAATTATCGTGCTGTTGAAATTGAAGCAGGGGAGGTGTTTACTGTGCCGCTCAGAATATCGGTGCCGAGAAAAGTACTGACTACCGAAAAAGCCGCATTAGTTTTAAAGGTTGTTGCCGTGGATAACGACAAACTAACGGCGATAGAGGAAACTAACTTTATTGGCCCCGCGTTGCGCCGTTGA